From the genome of Pseudomonas sihuiensis:
AGCACATGGCGACAGGGTACGACCATATCCTGTTCCTGCTCGGTGTGATCTTCTTCCTGTACCGGATGAAGCATATCGCCCTGTATGTGACGCTATTTGCCATCGGCCACTCGACGACGATGCTGCTTGGCGTGTATTTCAACGTCGGGATCAATAGCTACATCATCGACGCGATCATCGGCCTTTCGGTGGTTTACAAGGCACTCGACAACATCGGCGCATTTCAGCGATGGCTCGGCTTTCAGCCCAACACGAAAGTTGCAACGGTTGTATTTGGACTATTTCACGGATTTGGCCTGTCCACCAAAATCATCGAATACAACATCTCACCTGATGGCCTGATTCCAAATCTGTTGGCATTCAATGTCGGAGTTGAAATCGGACAGTTGCTTGCGCTCGGCTCCATTCTGATCGCAATGAGCTACTGGCGCCGAACCGCAAGTTTCTGGCGCCATGCGTACACCGCAAACGTAGCGATGATGTGTGCCGGCTTCATTCTGATCGGCTATCAGCTCACCGGCTACTTCGTTTCCTGAATCGCACTCGGAGAAAATATTTATGTACAACGTATCCAAGCCAACCCTCGACGATCTTCCTTCATCGAAACAACTGCTGCGCTCGACGTTTATTGCACTCGTCGCTGCCATCGCAATTCTGGTCGCCATCGTCCTTCCCTCCGAGCATGCGATCGATCCAACAGGAATTGGCCGCGTACTCGGCCTGACGGAAATGGGGGGAATCAAAACGCAGTTGGCCGAAGAAGCTGCTGCCGACGCCGCAATGGATGCGGCCAAGGCCGTTGCCGTGACGACTGGGAATGCAGGCACCGTCGTGCCTGCACAGGCGCAAAGTACCGCACAGGTGACGAACGATTCTGCTTGGCGCGATGAAATGCGCGTCGTACTCAAGTCCGGCCAAGGGGCCGAAGTGAAGTTGAGCATGAAGGCCGGCGAACAGGCCGAGTTCAGTTGGACTAGCGAAGGCGGCGTAGTGAATTTCGATACCCACGGCGATGGCGGCGGACAGTCCATCAGCTATGAAAAAGGTCGAGCTGTGCCCGCAAGTGATGGCGTGATCCAGGCCGCCTTTAATGGCAATCACGGTTGGTTCTGGCGGAACCGTGGCGATGCTGATGTAACGGTGATTGTTCGCACTCGCGGCCAATACGCGGAAATGAAGCGTGTCTTGTGATTGGCAAATTAGTTAGGGGCGAATGCCCCATGCACCTCGGCTTTATTGCTATGCAATTTGCATAGCAGGAGGTCGAAATTTCCCGCCCTGCCACGTAGGCTGGGTCTCACCCCAGGAGATTATGAAATGAAAATTCGTCCGTTTTTGATTGCCGTTCTAGCAAGCGCCTCGCTCGCTTCGCCGTTCGTGATGGCCCATCCCGGTGGACATGACGACGACGAGAAGGCGATGCCGAAGACATGCGAGCAATTGGCAGATACGAAGCGGTACATCAGTGACGTGGCTTATCCCGAAGTGAAGAAGCTGAAAGAGCAGTGCGACGCCGCGAAGAAGAAGCCAAACGCGGCACAGTCTCCCGCAGCCCGCGGTTCATCCAACGACGGCAACTGATTGTTCAGAGCGTAGCCGCGACTCACAGGTCGCGGCTACCGCCTGCGATGCGCACTCGTGGGAGCTATTGGGAGCTATTCGTCTATGGAGTTGAGACATCTGAAATACTTTCTCGCCGTAGCGGAGGAGCTTCACTTCGCTAGGGCAGCGGAGAAGCTGCACATCGAACAATCTCCACTTTCTCGTGCCATTAAGGAGCTAGAGGAGGAACTAGGTGTTGTGCTGTTTGCCCGCACCACACGCAGCACCCGGCTAACACGTGCTGGCAAGCTGTTTCTGGAGCATGCCCGCCGGGTATTCGCTGTTCTGCAACAGGCGCGCGACAGCGTAAAAGCAGCAGCCAATGGATTTCACGGTCAGTTGCGGGTGGCCTTGTCGGACGGTATTACACCATCGCGCCTTCCGGCAGTGCTCGCCCTATGCCGACAGGAAGAACCTGAAGTCGAAATTCGCTTTTCCGAAGTGCCGTTGTCGCAACAAATCAAGGGGCTACATGACGATCTTTATGACGTAGGATTCGCGCAATCAGACGAAGTGGGCGATGGCATCGTCGCTATACCAGTCTGGAGCGATGCGCTCATGGTGGCTGTGCCGGCTCGGCATCCTCTGCTGGCACATAAGCGCATTCCGTTGGAGGAACTGCTCCGCTACCCTCTGGTTCTATGCGACCCGCAGGTTTGCGAAAGCCACGCGAAACACGTTGATCGGATACTGCGCCGGGCGGACATGGAACCCTTGATCGCGGAGCGCGTGGCCTCCTGCGATTTGATGATGGCGCTTGTATCGGCCGGCTTCGCGCTTGGGCTTACGGGTGCAGCACATATTACAGCCAGCAGAGAGCCGGGGGTGGTGGCTCGTCCCCTGGCATCACGTGTCCCACCCCTGACAACCTATCTGCTGCACCCTATAGGCGAACCATCGGAGGTTCTGGCCCGATTCATTGAGCGCGTACAGGCCATCGAATCTCTGGAATCTCCCAGGCCCATGCTGGGCCGCAATCTTGATCCCCCGGAGGAACCTGCGCCATGAAGAAGATCATTCCGTTCTTACTGGTGGCGGCGTTGACCGCCTGCGGCCAGTCCGAAACGCCTCAGAGGGCCAACACCACAGAAGCGAATGTCCCGTCGGTGGAAGAACTGGCGGCCAACCCCGAACGGCTCAAGGAGCTTCGCCAGCAGTGCAAGACCGATCGCCCCAAGCTGGGCGACGTGCTGTGCAACCGAGTGGCTGAGGCCACACGCAAGCGGTTCTATGGCGACGGTGAAACGCCGTACACGCCGCCGAAGGAACCTCCCAAGTTCTGATTGTCGGCGGCTCGCCGCATCACCTTCATTTTTCTGCTCGACACGCCGCAATGCGCCTGCGCTTGCGGCGTTATTCTTTGATTCGCCGTCGCACTCATTCTGTCTTTTTGCTCGACCTTTCTGCTGAAAACGGTCTTTGACCGGCACCGACCCGGCACCGATTCTGACGCTTGCGGCACGCCTTTGTGCCGCTTCTTCCATGAGGAATCAGCTCAGGAGAAATCGGAGGCCAGGTCATGCAAGGGACGAGCGTGCTGTTCGGTCAGATCGCCGTGGTATTTGGCATCGTGATCGCCGGAGTGTGGGGCGCCACACAATGGACAGCAGCAGCCCTTGGCTACCAGCTACGCCTTGGCTCGCCCTGGTTCGATCTTCTCGGCACGCCGATCTACCACCCATGGCGCCTGTTCGAGTGGTGGTTCTTCTTCGACGCCTACGCGCCGCGCGTGTTCGACACCGGCGGCGCCATCGCGGGCGGCAGCGGCCTGCTGGCGGTGGTGGTCGCCATCGGCATGTCGATCTGGCGCTCGCGGCAGTCGCGCCTGGTCACGACCTACGGCTCGGCCCGTTGGGCGAACGCGGATGACATTCGCAAAGCGGGCCTCACGCTGCCGGCCGGCGTGTTCCTGGGCCAGCACGACCGCCAGTACCTTCGCCACGAAGGCCCGGAACACGTCCTGACCTTTGCGCCTACGCGATCGGGCAAGGGTGTCGGCCTCGTGGTGCCGACACTGCTTTCCTGGCCTGCATCCGCCGTCGTCCACGACATCAAAGGCGAGAACTGGCAGATCACCGCCGGCTGGCGCTCGCGCTTCTCTCATTGCCTGCTGTTCAACCCCACGGATGCGAAGTCGGCGGCCTACAACCCGCTGCTGGAGGTGCGGCGCGGCGCGCATGAGGTGCGCGACGTTCAGAACATCGCGGACATTCTGGTCGATCCCGAAGGCGCGCTGGAGCGCAGGAACCATTGGGAGAAAACCAGCCACGCGCTGTTGGTCGGTGCGATCTTGCATGTGCTCTACGCCGGCGAGGACAAGACGCTGCGCGGCGTCGCCAACTTCCTGTCCGACCCGGCCAGCCCGTTCGAGCTGACCTTGCACCGGATGATGACCACGCCGCACCTGGGCGATGGGCCGCATCCGGTCGTCGCCTCTGCGGCGCGCGAAGTGCTCAACAAATCGGACAACGAGCGTTCTGGCGTGTTGAGCACCGCCATGTCGTTCCTCGGTCTGTACCGCGACCCGACGGTGGCCGAAGTCACCTCGCGCTGCGATTGGCGCATCGCCGACCTGATCGCTGCCGAGCATCCGGTGTCGCTGTACCTGGTGGTGCCGCCTTCGGACATTTCGCGGACGAAGCCGCTCATTCGCCTGATCCTCAACCAGATCGGCCGGCGCCTCACCGAATCGCTCGACGGCTCCGACGGCATCGAGCGCCGCCACAAGCTGCTGTTGATGCTCGATGAGTTCCCGGCGCTGGGGCGCCTGGACTTCTTCGAGACGGCGCTGGCCTTCATGGCCGGCTATGGCATCCGCAGCTTCCTCATTGCGCAGTCGCTCAATCAGATCGACAAGGCGTATGGGCAAAACCACTCCATCCTCGACAACTGCCATGTGCGCGTGACGTTCGCCACGAACGACGAACGCACCGCCAAGCGCATCTCCGAGACGCTGGGTACGGCCACCGAGCTGCGCGCCCAGCGCAACTATGCGGGCCACCGGCTGGCGCCGTGGCTCGGGCATCTCATGGTGTCGCGCCAGGAAACGGCCCGACCGCTCCTCACGCCCGGCGAGGTGATGCAGCTTCCGCCCGACGAGGCCGTGGTGATGGTGTCCAGCGTGGCGCCGATCAAGGCGAAGAAACTGCGCTACTACGCGGACGCCAATTTCAAGCGTCGCGTGCTGCCACCGCCCACGCTGGCGAACCAGCAGTACGCCGACGCGCCGCCGTCGCGGCCCGACGACTGGAGCGGGCTGGCGATTCCGTCCGTGCCCGCTGCACCTGCCACGGCATCCGCCGATGGCCTGGAGAACTCGGCTTCGGCCGACGACGGCGGCCCGCGCCGTCAGCCCGAACTCTCCGAAACCGTCGCCTACGACCCCGAGCTGGCCGCGCCCGCGGCCGACCTTGGGCTACTCGATGACGACGACGATTTGCCGCTTCCCCTTCCTCGCCAGCTCGATCCAGCCATGCAGCGCACGGCCCGGCTGGCTTCCCTCGACCCCAACGACGGAATCGAGCTATGAGCCACTACCGCCTCAACTTGTTCATCCAGCCGGAGCACGCCAAGCGCCTGGACGAGCTGGCCGCCAAGAAAGGCGTGTCCAAGTCGTCCATTGTCGCGGCGGCGCTCGCATCGTGGCTGTCGCCCGACGCTGCCGACCAGCGCGAGGCGGCCATTGCCAAGCGGCTGGATCGCCTCTCGCGCCAGGCCGAGCGAATGGAGCGCGACCAGAACATCGCCATCGAAACGCTGGCGCTGTTCATCCGCTACTACCTGACCGTGAGCACGCCGGTTCCCGAGGCGCACCAAGACGCGGCACGCGCGCAGGGCAAAGCGCGCTTCGAGCAGTTCACCGAGAAGCTTGGCCGCCACCTGCTGCGGGGCCGCAGCTTGGTGCGCGACGTGGTGGAGGAACTGCATCCCGATCCGATGCGGATGGAGGACGCGGCGGCAGCCGCCCAAGCGCGGGAGCGTGCGTCATGAGCGCCGTTCCCCAATCCATAACCGCCACGTCGCTCGACCGCCGCATCCAGATGCTGCGCACGGCGATGGGGCCGCTGATCGCCGCCGCGCTCGAAGACCCGGACGTGGTGGAGGTGATGCTGAATCCCGATCGCACCCTTTGGGTGGATCGGCTTTCCAGTGGGCGCGCGCCGATGGGCGTGGAACTGCCCGAGGCGGACGGCGAGCGAATCATCCGCCTCGTGGCCGCCCACGTTGGCGCGGAAGTGCATCGCGGCCAGCCGCTGTTGTCCGCCGAGTTGCCCGAAACGGGCGAACGCTTCGAGGGCATCTTGCCGCCGGCAGCGCCGGGGCCGGTCTTCGCGCTGCGCAAGCGCGCCATCGGCGTGATTCCGCTGGAGCGGTACGTCATCGACGGGATGATGACCAGCGCGCAAGCGGGCTTTCTCGTTCGCGCCGTGCGCGAGCGGCAGAACGTGCTGATCGCCGGCGCCACCAGCAGCGGCAAGACCACGCTCGCCAATGCTTTGCTCGCCGAAATCGCCGCCACCGGCGACCGCGTGCTGGTGCTCGAAGACACGGTGGAGCTGCAATGCGCGGCCCGCGACCACGTTCCCCTGCGTACCCGCGCAGGCGTGGTGTCGATGACCGAGCTGGTTCGCTCGTCCATGCGCCTGCGGCCTGATCGCGTCGTCGTTGGCGAAGTGCGCGGCGCCGAGGCACTGGATCTCATCAAGGTGTGGGGCACAGGCCATCCGGGCGGAATCGCCACGATCCATGCCGGCTCCGCGCTCGGCGCGCTGCAGCGCCTGGAGCAACTGATTCTCGAAGTGGCGGTGAATCCGCCCCGTGCGCTGATCGCCGAAGCGGTCAACGTGGTGATCCACATCGCCGGGCGCGGGCGCAAGCGCCGCATCGAGAGCATCGCTCGCGTCGTCGGCTTCGACGGCGTGGGCTACCAACTGGCGGACGCGCTGGAAACGCCGTTTCCCGAGCTGCCGCCACTTCCCGATGCCGCACCCGCTGCGGCGACTTCCCCATCCCCTGACTCACTTGGAGAACTGCCATGACGCAGATGACCATTCCTGCTTTCCGTTTTTCTGCAAATCCGGCTTTGCGTCTTGCGCGGCTGCGCTGCCTGGCCCGCCCTGCGGGGCAAGGGCTGCTGCTGGCCGCGCTGCTGCTGTTCCTGGCCGGAACCGCACAGGCCGCCGGTTCCTCGATGCCGTGGGAAGGCCCGCTGCAATCCATCCTCGAATCCATCCAGGGGCCGGTGGCGCGAATCGTCGCGGTCATCATCATCATCGCCACGGGCCTCGCGCTGGCTTTCGGCGACACATCCGGCGGATTCCGCAAGCTGATCCAGATTGTCTTCGGTCTATCCATCGCCTTCGCCGCTTCGAGCTTCTTCCTGTCGTTCTTCAGCTTCTCCGGCGGGGCGGTCGTATGAGTGCCCCAGACACCTTCGCGGACGGTTTCGAGGTGCCGCTGCATCGCTCGCTGACCGAGCCGATTCTGCTGGGCGGTGCGCCGCGCACCGTGGCGATCGCCAACGGCACGCTGGCCGCCGCTGTCGGGCTGGGCCTGCAACTGTGGATTCCCGGCGTGGTGCTCTGGATCGTCGGCCATTCTTTGGCGGTGTGGGGTGCGCGCGTCGATCCGCAGTTCATGCAAGTCTTCGCCCGGCACATCAAGCATCGCCCGCTGCTGGACGTGTGAGGGGAGGACGCCGCGATGCTGAACCTCGCCGAATACCGCCAGCGCCCGGCCTTACTTGCCGACTGGCTGCCCTGGGCCGGGCTGGTCGCGCCGGGCGTCGTCTTGAACAAGGACGGCAGTTTCCAGCGCACGGCCCGGTTTCGCGGGCCTGACCTCGACAGCGCGACGCAAGGCGAGCTGATCGCCACATCGGCGCGGTTGAACAACGCGCTGCGCCGTATGGGATCGGGCTGGGCGCTGTTCATTGAAGCCGAGCGCCGTCCCGCTGCCGACCATCCGCACTCGGAGTTTCCTGAGCCGCTGTCGTGGCTGGTGGACGAGGAACGCCGCGCCACCTTCGAGGACTCTGGCAATCACTTCGAGAGTGGCTATCACCTGACGCTGGTGTACCTGCCGCCCGAGGAATCGCGCGCCCGCGCGGCGGGGATGCTGTACGAGAACCGGCCCACCGATGGCGTGGACTGGCGCGAGCGCCTGACGGCCTTCGTGGCGGAAACAGATCGCGTGTTCGACCTGCTCGATGGCGTGATGCCGGAAATCGCCTGGCTCGATGACAGCCAGACGCTGAGCTACCTGCACGCCACCATCTCGACGCGGCGCTACCGCGTCGGCGTGCCCGAAGTGCCGTTCCACATCGACGCGCTGCTGACCGACTCCGCGCTGGTCGGTGGCCTGGCACCCATGCTGGGCGACCAGCACCTGCGCGTGGTGTCGGTGCGGGGCTTTCCGACCTCGACCTGGCCGGGGATTCTGGACGACCTCAACCGCCTCGGTTTTGCCTACCGCTGGAGTACGCGCTTCCTCTGCCTGGACAAAGCCGAGGCGGAAAAAGAACTTTCCCGTCTGCGCCGCCAGTGGTTCGCCAAGCGCAAGAACGTCATCGCGCTGCTGCGCGAAACGATCTTCCAGCAGGAAAGCCCGCTGGTCGATACCGACGCCAACAACAAGGCCGCCGACGCGGACGCCGCCCTGCAGGAGCTGGGAAGCGATCAAGTCGCCTTCGGCTATCTGACGGCGACCGTCACCGTCATGGACGAGGACGCCGCCGTCGCAGACGAGAAGCTGCGCATGGTGGAGCGCGTCATCCAGGGGCGGGGCTTCGTGACTATCCCCGAAACGCTCAACGCCGTGGATGCGTGGCTGTCGTCCATTCCGGGCAACGCCTACGCCAACGTGCGCCAGCCCATCGTCTCGACACTGAACCTGGCTCACATGATGCCGGTGTCGGCGGTATGGGCCGGGCCGGAGAAGAACGACCACCTCGACGGCCCGCCGCTGATCGTCACGCGCACCGATGGCGCCACGCCGTTCCGGCTGGTGACGCACATCGGCGACGTGGGCCACACGCTGGTCGCGGGGCCGACTGGCATGGGCAAGTCGGTTCTGCTCGCCACGCTGGCAATGCAGTTCCGCCGCTATCGCGGCTCGCGCATCTTCGCGTTCGACATGGGCCGCTCCATGCGGGCCGCGATCCTCGGCCTGGACGGCGAGCACTACGACCTGGGCACGGATGGCGAAATCGCCTTCCAGCCACTCGCGCGCATCGACCGTGAGGGCTACCGCACCTGGGCCGCCGAATGGATCGAAGGCCGCTTGCTGCACGAAGGCGTGGCGGTTGGCCCCGACGAGAAAGCGGCCATCTGGTCGGCGCTCGGCAGCCTCGCCGGTGCGCCGGTGGAGCAGCGCACGATGACGGGGCTTTCCGTGCTGCTGCAATCGAACGCGCTGCGCCAAGCGCTCGCGCCCTATGTGCTGGGCGGCGCGCACGGCAAGCTGCTGGACGCCGATCACGACCGGCTCGGCATGGCCGACGTGCAGTGCTTCGAGATGGAGGAGCTGATGCACAGCAAGGCCGCCGTCATGGCCGTGCTGCATTACCTCTTTGCGCGTTTCGATGAACGCTTCGACGGCGCGCCCACGCTGCTGATCCTCGATGAAGCGTGGCTATTCCTCGATGACCCGGTGTTTGCCGAGCGTATCCGCCAGTGGCTCAAGACGCTGCGCAAGAAGAACGTCAGCGTCATCTTCGCCACGCAGAGCCTCGCCGACATCAAGGATTCGAGCATCGCGCCCGCGATCATCGAGAGCTGCGCGAGTCGGATTTTCCTGCCCAACCCGCAGGCCACCGAGCCGCAGATTCGCACGATCTACGAGGGCTTCGGCCTCAACAGGCGGCAGATCGAAATCGTCGCCACCGCGCAGCCCAAGCGCGACTACTACTACCAATCCCGTCTCGGCAACCGCCTGTTCGACCTCGACCTGGGGCCGGCGGCGCTGGCCTTCGCGGGCGCGTCCACGCCGCAAGACCAGCGCGACATAGACCGCCTGCTGCTGGACGCCGGCGCACCCGGCTTCGCGGGCGCTTGGCTGCGCCATCGCGGCCTCGATTGGGCGGCCGACCTGCTGCCCTCGTTCCCCGGCCTGGCGCCGGGTTCCCTCCGTACCACCGACCACCCACAGGAGAGCCTGTCATGAAGAAGCGCCTTATCGCCGCCGCCGTCGCGGCCATGCTTTGCACCGCCACCGCTCATGCGCAATGGGTCGTGGTCGATCCCACGAACCTCGTGCAGAACACGCTGACCGCGATCCGCACGCTGGAGCAGATCAACAACCAGATCCAGCAGCTCCAGAACGAAGCACAGATGTTGATGAACCAGGCGCGCAACCTCGCCAGCCTGCCGTCCAGCGTGGTCGGCCAGTTGCGCGCCAATCTGGCAACGACCGAGCGGCTGATCGCCCAGGCCCGAGGCTTGGCCTATGACGTGACGAATCTGGATCGGGAGTTCGCACGCCTGTATCCCGAGCAGTACGCCGCCACCGTCAGCGGCGACCAGATGTACCGCGACGCACAGGAGCGTTGGCGGAACACGCTCAACGGCTTGCAGACCACGATGCAGATGCAAGCTCAGGTGTCGCAGAACCTGGGTGAAGACGAGAGCGTGCTGGCCGATCTCGTTGGCAAGAGCCAGTCGGCCGAAGGTGCGTTGCAGGCGATGCAGGCCATGAATCAGTTGCTGGCCTTGCAGGCCAAGCAGTCGATCCAGTCGCAGCGGCTCCAGATCACGCAAGACCGGGCGGCGTCGCTGGAGCTGGCGCGGCAGGCGGCGGCCACGGAGCGCGCCCGCGAAGTGCGGCGGCGCTTCCTGGGCGAAGGGACGCCGTACACGCCGCAGTCCGTGAACTTCTACGGCAACTGACGGGAGGCCGCCATGCGATGCGTCCTCGCCCCGTCTGTTGTGGTGCTTGTCGTGCTGCTGGCCGCTTGCGGCAAGCAGCCGGCCGACAACCTTGCCGATGCCCTGGCCGTCGATCCCGTGCGGCTCAAGGCATTGCGCGCGCAATGCGCGGCCGACCGGCAGGCCACGGGCGAGGACGCTTGCCGTGCCGCCGCCGAAGCCTTCCGGCGGCGCTTCTTCTCCGGCAAGGCCGGGCCGGATGAATACCAGACGCTGGCCGACCTGCCGCCGATCCCGCCGAGCTTCGATGAACCGGCCGATGGCATGGCGCCGGCCGTTCCCGCCGAGCCGGAGAACACGCCATGAATGACGTGACCATCATCGACCAGTTCCTCAACACCTTTGCCGCGTATATCGACTCGGGTTTCGGGCTGCTGCGGGGCGAAGTGGCGTTCCTCACGGCCACGCTGATCGTCATCGACATGACGATCGCCGGCCTGTATTGGGCCATGAGCCATGCCACCGGTCAGGGCGAGGACGTGATCGCCAAGCTTCTGCGCAAGGTGCTGTACGTCGGCGCCTTCGCCTACATCATCAATAACTTCAACTGGCTGGCCAGCATCGTATTCCGCTCGTTTGCGGGATTAGGCATAACCGCCACCGGCTCGGCCATCACGATGGAAAACTTCTTGCAGCCGGGCCGGCTGGCGAAAACCGGCATCGACGCCGGGGCGCCGATTCTGGAGCAGATCGGTGAGATGGCGGGCTTTCCCGAAGTATTCGTAAACCTCGACCCCATCGTGGTGATGTTCCTCGCGTGGCTGGTCGTGGTCTTGTGCTTTTTCGTGCTGGCGATCCAACTGTTCATCACGCTGATCGAGTTCAAGCTGACCACGCTCGCCGGATTCGTGCTGGTGCCATTCGCGCTCTGGAACAAGACCGCGTTCCTCGCGGAAAAGGTCTTGGGCAACGTGGTGGCCTCCGGCGTCAAGGTTCTGGTGCTGGCCGTGATCGTCGGTATCGGCTCGGGCTTGTTCGCTCAGTTCCAAGTCCATCCCGCCGAGCCGTCTATCGACCACGCGCTGGTCATCATGCTGGCCTCGCTCACCTTGCTGGCGCTCGGGATCTTCGGCCCCGGCATCGCCACGGGCCTCGTGTCCGGTGCGCCGCAGCTCGGCGCTGGCGCAATGGCCGGTGCTGCTGTCGGCGCTGCCGGCACGGCCGTCGCCATCGGCGCCGCCGCGACGGGCGTAGGTGGCGCAGTCATGGCCGGGGCGCGCATGGCGCCTGCCGCCGCCAAGCTTGCCGGCAGCGGCGCGCGCGCCGCCACGTCGGCGGCCAGCAGTGCGAAGTCGGCGTTCCAGGCCGGTTCCGCCGCCGCTGGCGGCGGCGCAAAGGGCGCGATGGCGGGCCTAGGCAACGTCGCCAAGACCGGCGCGCAGTCCGCCGGACGCGCCGCAGCATCCCGTGCTTCCGCTGCCGGGCAGCGGATGGCCGCTCCGTTCCGTGCTGGCTGGAATGGCTCGACGGCCGACGCTGGCGCGTCAACCGGTCAAGCCTCCGCAGGAGAAGCCCCCGCAGGCGGCGCCGCTGCACAGAAGCCGGAACAACCCGCCTGGGCCAAGCGGCTGCATCGCCGCCAGCAACTCACCCACGCCGCGACCACCGCCGCGCACACGCTGCGCGGCGGCGA
Proteins encoded in this window:
- the trbL gene encoding P-type conjugative transfer protein TrbL, whose translation is MNDVTIIDQFLNTFAAYIDSGFGLLRGEVAFLTATLIVIDMTIAGLYWAMSHATGQGEDVIAKLLRKVLYVGAFAYIINNFNWLASIVFRSFAGLGITATGSAITMENFLQPGRLAKTGIDAGAPILEQIGEMAGFPEVFVNLDPIVVMFLAWLVVVLCFFVLAIQLFITLIEFKLTTLAGFVLVPFALWNKTAFLAEKVLGNVVASGVKVLVLAVIVGIGSGLFAQFQVHPAEPSIDHALVIMLASLTLLALGIFGPGIATGLVSGAPQLGAGAMAGAAVGAAGTAVAIGAAATGVGGAVMAGARMAPAAAKLAGSGARAATSAASSAKSAFQAGSAAAGGGAKGAMAGLGNVAKTGAQSAGRAAASRASAAGQRMAAPFRAGWNGSTADAGASTGQASAGEAPAGGAAAQKPEQPAWAKRLHRRQQLTHAATTAAHTLRGGDGGGSGQGPSLRGSDD